One Polypterus senegalus isolate Bchr_013 chromosome 10, ASM1683550v1, whole genome shotgun sequence DNA segment encodes these proteins:
- the nkrf gene encoding NF-kappa-B-repressing factor, with product MASHVLSFARSDPSRALDVDVYRLYSESDKQWAARRHFIVKHATDYRANMDQLLSLSMVWVNHIFMGCRYNSELLQKVISMAEGIDLGEMPSYELVPGSATRKRTATSNSSEEPAKKQSLQSKCGPRPRFEPVHFVSSTGTEEKENAKDLKKQGEAALNHSGLDNLSSKSACCNQTAPVPPLQNSSPFIYDSFDDSFCIQGGSTSSNFMTKLQQEYTAKFEAHKAKGYEWIQDSRVGNKDAHRGLGFVKEGKLDASGNKDKRTSTTPPSSRPPELELPQLLPVPTVILEDKQNLIRRLSSAVSVSVSEPGTTTHSGENVNYNFILSRCIQACKTNPEYFYVPLKEIPPTDLPKNRKLPIEGYACELRCQCVYLATGYSGSKNGARDRASEQAYKLLLKPVEVQVVRRKYKHTYINDFVVCQKDVRTSSFPPALRNPEEKSTSASRGPVELDRRKHWTEFVVVENALDAICILNNSAAFNRMKIEYRFDMLACSNVWQCSIYLQEELVAQATGNKKTAKHKAAEAVLQKLRTIQSGIHKVEMPQQHFQQPELLQSQPPLPEGRKRQVNEVVILENSDNAICIINDTAQFNKMAAEYKFIVLPDSSWKCEVYLEGQFIASGIGQKKIVKHIAAENALSKLRQTQPVVKSNLWKDDVDAISRNQIRGISSEEAMKQEIKEDNIGNQLLRKMGWKGGGLGREGEGIAEPIKVKEQFTRQGLGLEVERGGNRLNKRDIEEIIKNYVHSERQDELRFSTELTNDERKQIHQIAHKYGLRSKSYGQGMQRFLIVGRKVQKEQLIDQLLQEGQVGRYELVKPQPSLS from the exons ATGGCTAGCCACGTACTCTCTTTTGCTCGGTCTGATCCATCTCGTGCCTTGGACGTAGATGTCTATCGACTGTACTCTGAGAGCGACAAGCAATGGGCAGCACGAAGGCACTTCATCGTCAAGCATGCGACAGACTACCGGGCCAATATGGACCAGCTGCTATCCCTGTCCATGGTGTGGGTTAATCACATCTTCATGGGGTGCAG GTACAACTCTGAGCTGCTACAGAAGGTCATATCTATGGCCGAGGGCATTGACTTGGGAGAGATGCCATCATATGAGCTAGTACCAGGTTCTGCTACAAGAAAGAGGACTGCCACTTCAAACAGTA GTGAAGAGCCTGCAAAAAAACAGAGCCTGCAGTCAAAATGTGGTCCTCGGCCTCGGTTCGAGCCTGTCCATTTTGTAAGCAGTACTGGTactgaagaaaaggaaaatgcaaaagACCTTAAGAAGCAAGGAGAGGCTGCTTTAAATCACTCGGGTTTGGACAATTTGTCTTCGAAGAGTGCCTGCTGTAACCAAACTGCACCAGTACCACCACTGCAGAACTCTTCTCCTTTTATTTATGACAGTTTTGATGATAGTTTCTGTATCCAGGGTGGGAGCACCTCCTCGAACTTTATGACAAAATTACAGCAGGAGTACACCGCCAAATTTGAAGCTCATAAAGCAAAAGGATATGAGTGGATTCAAGACAGCAGAGTAGGAAACAAAGATGCTCACAGGGGCCTGGGTTTTGTAAAGGAGGGGAAGCTCGACGCCAGTGGTAACAAGGACAAGAGGACCAGCACAACTCCGCCAAGCTCCCGGCCACCTGAACTGGAGCTGCCACAGCTTCTGCCTGTTCCAACAGTTATTCTGGAAGACAAACAGAATCTGATCAGAAGACTCTCCTCTGCCGTCTCTGTTTCTGTAAGCGAGCCAGGTACTACAACGCACTCTGGCGAGAACGTAAATTATAATTTCATCTTGAGCCGCTGCATCCAAGCCTGTAAAACGAACCCCGAATATTTCTATGTGCCTCTAAAAGAGATTCCCCCAACAGACctcccaaaaaacagaaaacttccAATAGAAGGCTATGCATGTGAATTAAGATGTCAGTGTGTGTACTTAGCGACTGGCTACTCGGGCAGCAAAAATGGAGCGCGGGACCGTGCCTCTGAGCAGGCCTACAAGCTGTTACTGAAGCCAGTGGAAGTGCAAGTTGTTCGGCGCAAATATAAACACACCTACATTAATGACTTTGTGGTATGTCAGAAGGATGTGCGAACTTCAAGTTTTCCACCTGCGTTACGTAATCCTGAGGAGAAATCGACATCTGCTTCTCGAGGCCCAGTAGAACTGGACCGAAGAAAACACTGGACCGAGTTTGTCGTTGTCGAAAACGCACTCGATGCCATATGTATTCTGAACAACTCTGCCGCTTTCAACCGGATGAAGATCGAGTACAGGTTTGACATGCTGGCGTGTTCGAATGTTTGGCAGTGCAGTATCTACCTTCAAGAGGAGTTGGTAGCACAAGCAACGGGAAACAAGAAGACCGCCAAGCATAAAGCTGCAGAAGCCGTACTACAGAAGTTACGGACAATTCAGTCGGGCATTCATAAAGTTGAGATGCCTCAACAACATTTTCAACAACCGGAGCTCCTGCAATCACAGCCACCACTACCAGAAGGCCGCAAACGACAAGTTAATGAAGTGGTCATTCTCGAAAATTCTGACAATGCAATCTGTATTATCAATGACACAGCCCAGTTTAATAAAATGGCCGCTGAATACAAGTTTATAGTTCTACCAGACAGCAGCTGGAAGTGTGAAGTGTACTTGGAGGGTCAATTTATTGCTTCCGGGATAGgtcaaaaaaaaattgtcaagcaTATTGCTGCAGAGAATGCTTTGTCCAAGTTGAGGCAGACCCAACCAGTTGTGAAGTCCAACCTATGGAAAGATGACGTAGATGCAATCTCTCGCAATCAGATCCGAGGCATCTCATCTGAGGAAGCAATGAAACAGGAGATCAAGGAGGACAACATTGGTAACCAACTGCTACGCAAGATGGGCTGGAAAGGGGGTGGTCTGGGGCGAGAAGGGGAGGGAATTGCCGAACCAATCAAAGTGAAAGAACAGTTTACCAGGCAAGGACTTGGTTTAGAGGTAGAGAGGGGTGGCAATCGACTGAACAAGAGAGACATTGAGGAGATCATCAAGAACTATGTTCATTCAGAACGACAAGATGAACTGCGGTTTTCAACAGAACTGACAAATGATGAGCGAAAACAGATTCATCAGATTGCACACAAGTATGGACTCCGGAGCAAGTCGTATGGCCAGGGGATGCAGCGGTTCTTAATAGTGGGACGAAAAGTTCAGAAAGAACAGTTGATTGATCAGCTTTTACAGGAAGGGCAAGTTGGCAGATATGAACTTGTAAAACCACAGCCCAGTCTGTCATGA